A single Cucumis melo cultivar AY chromosome 4, USDA_Cmelo_AY_1.0, whole genome shotgun sequence DNA region contains:
- the LOC127148787 gene encoding uncharacterized protein LOC127148787 yields MWKKARVNKQGQYDNDDVQQVVHKIGEISMNTNSSSVNRYYSNDVLTQALGTKEHNGHVRGVVGYITLITYFHSVKKTSKDEANILVKNEELRRRVSELEAQIRSNLSTPLYAHRSCSSSLMLEGIEKKSKRVKVESMNKPKENEKKGKEVV; encoded by the exons atgtggaagaaagctCGAGTTAACAAACAAGGACAGTACGACAACGATGACGTTCAACAAGTCGTCCATAAAATA gGTGAGATATCAATGAATACAAATTCATCATCTGTCAATAGATACTACTCGAATGATGTGCTAACCCAAGCATTGGGTACAAAGGAGCACAATGGTCATGTACGTGGGGTTGTTGGATACATTACTCTGATAACGTACTTTCATTCagttaagaaaacatcaaaagatgagGCGAACATTCTAGTTAAGAATGAAGAACTTCGAAGGCGAGTTAGCGAATTAGAGGCACAAATTCGCTCAAACTTGTCTACACCATTGTATGCACACAGGAGTTGTTCAAGTTCATTAATGTTAGAGGGGATTGAAAAGAAGAGTAAGAGAGTAAAAGTGGAATCGATGAATAAaccaaaagagaatgaaaagaaagggaaggaggtgGTGTAA